A window of Lysobacter terrestris contains these coding sequences:
- the tadA gene encoding tRNA adenosine(34) deaminase TadA encodes MTDLSSRDEHWMRHALALAQRAQLEDDEIPVGAVLVSAEGDVLGEGWNRNITDRDPTAHAEIVAMRAAGAKLGNHRLLGATLYVTLEPCAMCAMAMVHARVARVVYGASDPKTGAAGSVFDLLADPRHNHRVQVQGGVLAEEAGRRLTNYFRAKRGKAPLQDRED; translated from the coding sequence ATGACAGACCTTAGTTCCCGCGACGAACACTGGATGCGCCACGCGCTCGCGCTGGCGCAACGCGCGCAGCTCGAGGACGACGAGATCCCGGTCGGCGCCGTGCTGGTGTCGGCCGAGGGTGACGTCCTCGGCGAGGGCTGGAACCGCAACATCACCGATCGTGACCCGACTGCGCATGCGGAAATCGTCGCCATGCGCGCCGCCGGTGCCAAGCTCGGCAACCATCGCCTGCTGGGTGCGACGCTCTACGTGACGCTCGAGCCTTGCGCGATGTGCGCGATGGCGATGGTGCACGCGCGCGTCGCCCGCGTCGTGTACGGGGCCAGCGATCCGAAGACCGGCGCCGCCGGCAGCGTCTTCGACCTGCTCGCCGATCCGCGCCACAACCATCGCGTGCAGGTGCAGGGCGGGGTGCTGGCCGAAGAAGCCGGGCGCCGGCTCACCAACTATTTCCGCGCCAAGCGCGGCAAGGCGCCGTTGCAGGACCGCGAAGACTGA
- a CDS encoding DUF2721 domain-containing protein, which yields MPSNPAYLHYAILTTMLAPAFFLTATAALLAAANTRLARVVDRLRSLVVAWEAEATDRRERDLQIARHRQRAHLVLRACQMLYAALASFVGTSLALAMDAVLGFRMGVLPTLLAVFGVLFLLVASFWLWREVSLAVSSFDAELDHELARKQ from the coding sequence ATGCCCTCGAATCCTGCGTACCTGCACTACGCCATCCTGACCACGATGCTGGCGCCGGCGTTCTTCCTAACCGCCACCGCAGCGCTGCTTGCCGCCGCCAATACGCGACTCGCGCGCGTGGTCGACCGGTTGCGTTCGCTCGTCGTGGCCTGGGAGGCCGAGGCCACCGACCGCCGGGAGCGCGACCTGCAGATCGCGCGCCACCGCCAGCGTGCGCACCTGGTCCTGCGCGCCTGCCAGATGCTGTACGCCGCGCTCGCCAGTTTCGTCGGCACCAGCCTGGCGCTGGCGATGGACGCCGTGCTCGGATTCCGCATGGGCGTGCTGCCGACGCTGTTGGCGGTGTTCGGCGTGCTGTTCCTGCTCGTCGCCAGCTTCTGGCTGTGGCGCGAGGTCAGCCTGGCCGTGAGCAGCTTCGATGCGGAACTGGACCACGAACTCGCCCGCAAGCAGTGA
- the orn gene encoding oligoribonuclease: MVNPQKEQRLIWIDLEMTGLDTDNDSILEIATVVTDAQLQVLADGPELAIAHPLERLQAMDEWNRNQHGKSGLWRRVLEEGVTMAEAEQRTLDFLAQWVPANCSPICGNSICQDRRFLHRCMPRLEKYFHYRNLDVSTIKELARRWAPSVLNGVRKESKHTALSDIRDSIAELAHYRASMGKLGGLEG; encoded by the coding sequence ATGGTGAACCCGCAGAAGGAACAGCGACTGATCTGGATCGACCTGGAGATGACCGGGCTCGATACCGACAACGACTCCATCCTCGAGATCGCCACGGTGGTCACCGATGCGCAGCTGCAGGTGCTGGCCGATGGTCCGGAATTGGCCATCGCCCATCCGCTCGAACGCCTGCAGGCGATGGACGAATGGAACCGCAACCAGCACGGCAAGTCCGGCCTGTGGCGACGCGTGCTGGAAGAGGGCGTGACGATGGCGGAGGCCGAGCAGCGAACGCTCGATTTCCTTGCCCAGTGGGTGCCGGCCAACTGCTCACCGATCTGCGGCAATTCGATCTGCCAGGACCGGCGTTTCCTGCATCGCTGCATGCCGCGGTTGGAGAAGTACTTCCACTACCGCAACCTCGACGTCAGCACGATCAAGGAACTGGCGCGGCGTTGGGCGCCTTCCGTGCTGAACGGCGTGCGCAAGGAGTCCAAGCACACCGCGCTCAGCGACATCCGCGATTCGATCGCGGAGCTGGCGCACTACCGTGCGTCGATGGGCAAGCTGGGCGGCCTGGAAGGCTGA
- a CDS encoding mechanosensitive ion channel family protein — protein sequence MLLETQARESLDKLKEFDFLGLAQAWGLKLLGAVLILLLGMWLAKRLSRAMDRAFERGHMEATLRGFLRNIAYAAMLVVVIVAALQSLGVPTTSVMAVLGAAGLAIGLALKDSLSNIASGVMLIVQRPIHVGDFVQAAGLEGTVEQIRVFQTRMRTIDNRVIVIPNSLITTAPIINFTANPRRRVDLPVGVGYEDDLKVAREVLLAAAAANPKVLADPVPEVWVTALAESSVNIELRAWVDTPNYGVVRSELMEAIRNGILGRGLNIPYPQRDLHVYHRDGDGRPLADLLARSVADDGDRK from the coding sequence ATGCTGCTCGAAACGCAGGCGCGTGAATCGCTCGACAAGCTGAAGGAGTTCGACTTCCTCGGCCTGGCGCAGGCCTGGGGGCTGAAACTCCTCGGCGCCGTCCTCATCCTGCTGCTGGGGATGTGGCTGGCCAAGCGCCTGTCGCGGGCGATGGACCGCGCGTTCGAGCGCGGCCACATGGAAGCCACCCTGCGTGGCTTCCTGCGCAACATCGCCTACGCGGCGATGCTGGTGGTCGTGATCGTCGCCGCGCTGCAGTCGCTGGGCGTGCCGACGACGTCGGTGATGGCGGTGCTCGGCGCCGCCGGCCTGGCCATCGGCCTGGCGCTGAAGGACTCGCTGTCCAACATCGCCTCCGGGGTGATGCTGATCGTGCAGCGCCCGATCCACGTCGGCGATTTCGTGCAGGCGGCGGGCCTGGAAGGCACGGTCGAGCAGATCCGCGTGTTCCAGACCCGGATGCGCACGATCGACAACCGCGTGATCGTGATTCCCAACAGCCTGATCACGACCGCGCCGATCATCAACTTCACGGCGAACCCGCGTCGCCGCGTCGACCTGCCCGTGGGCGTGGGCTACGAGGACGACCTGAAGGTGGCGCGCGAGGTGTTGCTCGCCGCGGCCGCGGCCAATCCCAAGGTGCTGGCGGATCCGGTCCCGGAGGTCTGGGTGACCGCGCTGGCGGAAAGCAGCGTCAACATCGAACTGCGTGCCTGGGTCGATACGCCGAACTACGGCGTCGTGCGCAGCGAGCTCATGGAAGCCATCCGCAACGGCATCCTCGGGCGGGGCCTCAACATCCCGTATCCGCAGCGCGACCTGCACGTCTACCACCGCGATGGTGACGGCCGCCCCTTGGCCGACCTGCTCGCACGCTCGGTCGCCGACGACGGCGACCGCAAGTAG
- the ppsA gene encoding phosphoenolpyruvate synthase has product MNENILWLHALRLSDLARVGGKNSSLGEMIGNLANLGVSVPGGFATTAEAFKDFIAHNNLHQRIYDKLATLDVEDVPALTAAGKEIRGWVIDAPLQADLDADIRKAYKQLCDENGGSDVAVAVRSSATAEDLPDASFAGQQETFLNVTGADDVVHKVKEVFASLYNDRAIAYRVHHGFKHEDVFLSAGVQLMVRSNVGSSGVLFTLDTESGFRDVVFITSSYGLGEMVVQGAVNPDEFYVYKPTLQQGKPAILRRSIGAKQLRMVYSDQPGERVRTEETPADLRNTFSINDADVHELAKQALVIEKHYGRPMDIEWAKDGVSGKLFIVQARPETVKSRAHATQIERYALLQRGDVIAEGRAIGNKIGSGIARVVRSLDDMSRVQPGDVLVADMTDPDWEPVMKRSAAIVTNRGGRTCHAAIIARELGVPAVVGTGNALDTIQDGQEVTISCAEGDTGYIYAGALPFERNVADLDKMPEAPLKVMMNVANPERAFDFAMLPNAGIGLARLEMIIASHIGVHPKALLEYATQDAETKKKIDAKIVGYGGPVDFYVDRLAEGIATITASVAPNPVIVRLSDFKSNEYANLVGGSRYEPHEENPMIGFRGASRYVDPSFADAFALECRAVKKVRETMGLTNCWVMIPFVRTLEEGRKVVEVLKANGLEQGSRTGESEGLKIIMMCEVPSNALLAEEFLDIFDGFSIGSNDLTQLTLGLDRDSAIVANLFDERNPAVKKMLSMAIQAARAKGKYVGICGQGPSDHPDLAEWLMQEGIESVSLNPDTVVDTWLRLAKAKAKAG; this is encoded by the coding sequence TTGAACGAGAACATCCTCTGGCTGCACGCGCTGCGCCTGTCCGACCTGGCCCGCGTGGGCGGCAAGAACTCCTCGCTCGGCGAGATGATCGGCAACCTGGCGAACCTGGGCGTCTCGGTCCCGGGCGGTTTCGCGACCACGGCGGAAGCCTTCAAGGACTTCATCGCCCACAACAACCTGCACCAGCGCATCTACGACAAGCTGGCGACGCTGGACGTCGAGGACGTCCCCGCCCTCACCGCGGCCGGCAAGGAAATCCGCGGCTGGGTGATCGATGCACCGCTGCAGGCCGACCTGGATGCCGATATCCGCAAGGCCTACAAGCAGCTGTGCGACGAGAACGGTGGCAGCGATGTTGCCGTCGCCGTCCGCTCCTCGGCGACCGCCGAGGACCTGCCCGATGCGAGCTTCGCCGGCCAGCAGGAGACCTTCCTCAACGTCACCGGCGCCGACGATGTCGTGCACAAGGTCAAGGAAGTCTTCGCCTCGCTCTACAATGACCGCGCCATCGCGTACCGCGTGCACCACGGCTTCAAGCACGAGGACGTGTTCCTCTCGGCCGGCGTGCAGCTGATGGTGCGCTCGAACGTCGGCTCCTCCGGCGTGCTGTTCACCCTCGACACCGAATCCGGCTTCCGCGACGTCGTCTTCATCACCTCCAGCTACGGCCTGGGCGAGATGGTCGTGCAGGGCGCGGTGAACCCGGACGAGTTCTACGTCTACAAGCCCACGCTGCAGCAGGGCAAGCCGGCGATCCTGCGTCGCTCCATCGGCGCCAAGCAGCTGCGCATGGTCTATTCGGACCAGCCGGGCGAACGCGTGCGCACCGAGGAAACCCCGGCCGACCTGCGCAACACCTTCTCGATCAACGACGCCGACGTGCACGAGCTCGCCAAGCAGGCGCTGGTCATCGAAAAGCACTACGGCCGCCCGATGGACATCGAGTGGGCGAAGGACGGCGTCAGCGGCAAGCTCTTCATCGTGCAGGCGCGCCCGGAAACGGTGAAGTCGCGCGCCCATGCCACGCAGATCGAGCGCTATGCGCTGCTTCAGCGTGGCGATGTCATCGCCGAAGGCCGCGCCATCGGCAACAAGATCGGCAGCGGCATCGCCCGCGTCGTGCGTTCGCTCGACGACATGAGCCGCGTGCAGCCGGGCGACGTGCTCGTCGCCGACATGACCGACCCGGACTGGGAACCGGTGATGAAGCGCTCCGCCGCCATCGTCACCAACCGCGGCGGCCGCACCTGCCACGCCGCGATCATCGCGCGTGAACTGGGCGTGCCGGCGGTGGTCGGTACCGGTAACGCGCTCGACACCATCCAGGACGGCCAGGAAGTCACCATTTCCTGCGCCGAGGGCGACACCGGCTACATCTATGCCGGCGCCCTGCCCTTCGAGCGCAACGTCGCCGACCTCGACAAGATGCCGGAAGCGCCGCTCAAGGTGATGATGAACGTCGCCAACCCCGAGCGCGCCTTCGACTTCGCCATGCTGCCCAACGCGGGCATCGGCCTGGCGCGCCTGGAAATGATCATCGCCAGCCACATCGGCGTGCATCCCAAGGCGTTGCTGGAATACGCCACGCAGGACGCGGAAACGAAGAAGAAGATCGACGCCAAGATCGTCGGCTACGGCGGTCCGGTCGACTTCTACGTCGACCGCCTGGCCGAAGGCATCGCGACCATCACTGCATCGGTCGCGCCGAATCCGGTGATCGTGCGCCTGTCCGACTTCAAGTCGAACGAATACGCCAACCTGGTCGGCGGCTCGCGCTACGAGCCGCACGAAGAGAACCCGATGATCGGCTTCCGCGGCGCCAGCCGCTACGTCGATCCGAGCTTCGCCGATGCCTTCGCGCTCGAATGCCGCGCAGTGAAGAAGGTGCGCGAAACGATGGGCCTGACCAATTGCTGGGTCATGATCCCGTTCGTGCGCACCCTGGAGGAAGGTCGCAAGGTCGTCGAAGTGCTGAAGGCCAATGGCCTGGAACAAGGCAGCCGTACTGGTGAAAGCGAGGGCCTGAAGATCATCATGATGTGCGAGGTGCCGTCCAACGCCCTGCTGGCGGAGGAATTCCTCGACATCTTCGACGGCTTCTCGATCGGTTCGAACGACCTGACCCAGCTCACGCTGGGCCTGGACCGCGACTCGGCGATCGTTGCCAACCTCTTCGACGAGCGCAATCCGGCGGTGAAGAAGATGCTGTCGATGGCCATCCAGGCCGCGCGCGCCAAGGGCAAGTACGTCGGCATCTGCGGCCAGGGCCCGAGCGACCATCCGGACCTCGCCGAGTGGCTGATGCAGGAAGGCATCGAGTCCGTATCGCTGAACCCCGACACCGTCGTTGACACCTGGCTGCGCCTCGCCAAGGCGAAGGCCAAGGCCGGCTGA
- the ppsR gene encoding posphoenolpyruvate synthetase regulatory kinase/phosphorylase PpsR: MPGIRPVFYVSDGTGITAETIGHSLLTQFTQTRFVTDRYSFVDSIERAAEVAAKIRASGEQHGVRPVVVNSCVDGAVSTALAESGALMLDVFAPFIEPLERELGEARERRIGQAHGLVNFDTYHRRINAMNFALTHDDGAATDYAGADVILVAVSRAGKTPTCVYLALHYGIRAANYPLTEEDLEHDRLPQRLRPYRSKLFGLTIDPVRLQQIRQERRPNSRYAQFETCKREVAAAEMMFRGEGIPILSTTHTSIEEIASKVLTTLGIHREMF; this comes from the coding sequence ATGCCCGGAATCCGGCCCGTTTTCTACGTTTCCGACGGCACCGGCATCACCGCCGAGACGATCGGCCACAGCCTGCTCACGCAGTTCACCCAGACCCGCTTCGTCACCGACCGCTATTCCTTCGTCGACAGCATCGAGCGGGCCGCGGAAGTCGCGGCGAAGATCCGAGCCTCCGGCGAGCAGCACGGCGTCCGGCCGGTGGTGGTCAATTCCTGCGTCGACGGCGCGGTCAGCACGGCACTGGCGGAAAGCGGGGCGCTGATGCTGGACGTGTTCGCACCGTTCATCGAGCCGCTGGAGCGCGAATTGGGCGAGGCGCGCGAACGGCGGATCGGCCAGGCGCACGGACTGGTCAACTTCGATACCTACCACCGCCGCATCAATGCGATGAATTTCGCGTTGACCCACGACGACGGCGCCGCGACCGACTACGCCGGGGCCGACGTGATCCTGGTGGCCGTGTCGCGCGCCGGGAAGACGCCGACCTGCGTGTATCTCGCCCTGCATTACGGCATCCGCGCGGCGAACTATCCGCTCACCGAGGAAGACCTCGAGCACGACCGCCTGCCGCAGCGCCTGCGTCCGTATCGCAGCAAGCTGTTCGGGCTGACCATCGATCCCGTGCGGCTCCAGCAGATCCGCCAGGAGCGTCGGCCGAATTCGCGCTACGCGCAGTTCGAGACCTGCAAGCGGGAAGTCGCGGCGGCGGAGATGATGTTCCGCGGGGAGGGGATTCCGATCCTCAGCACCACGCATACCTCGATCGAGGAAATCGCCAGCAAGGTGCTCACGACCCTGGGCATCCACCGCGAGATGTTCTAG
- a CDS encoding DUF1249 domain-containing protein, with amino-acid sequence MQQLVNRTAHTDPLGRLKLGKFGWLMGLYAENHARLQRLFEPADLAPGRYQSDIGDGLPLLLDVMEQHRYTTELRLTYNMIDPVTGEPDPSAYLRVYHDARQVEATHCYVGRRWQDVIGMFPPPAEVIGHRLRMNTFLGKWLQYLAESGHGVATLHLREDAEVKKIEKVA; translated from the coding sequence ATGCAGCAGCTCGTTAACCGCACCGCGCACACCGATCCGCTGGGCCGCCTGAAGCTCGGAAAGTTCGGCTGGCTGATGGGCCTGTACGCGGAAAACCATGCCCGCCTGCAGCGGCTGTTCGAACCGGCCGACCTGGCGCCGGGACGCTACCAATCCGACATCGGCGATGGCCTGCCGTTGCTGCTGGATGTGATGGAACAGCACCGCTACACCACGGAATTGCGCCTGACCTACAACATGATCGATCCGGTGACGGGCGAGCCGGATCCGTCGGCGTATCTGCGCGTCTACCACGACGCCCGCCAGGTGGAAGCCACGCATTGCTACGTCGGCCGCCGTTGGCAGGACGTGATCGGCATGTTTCCGCCGCCGGCCGAAGTCATCGGTCATCGCCTGCGGATGAACACTTTCCTCGGGAAGTGGCTGCAGTATCTGGCCGAAAGTGGCCACGGCGTCGCCACGCTGCACCTCCGCGAAGACGCGGAAGTAAAAAAAATCGAAAAGGTGGCTTGA
- a CDS encoding error-prone DNA polymerase, producing the protein MKPLPAYAELHCLSNFSFQRGASDARELFERAKQQGYAALAITDECSMAGIVRALEAAEATDLKLVVGSELRIEGGPRLVLLAETLAGYQRLCQLITLARRRTDKGAYRALREDFDGDNDGLLALWIPGDRPDTHEGEWTKARFPQRTWVAVELHRGPDDAGRLRSLLELAERLGLPAVASGDVHMHVRGRRMLQDTMTAIRLRTPLAEAGHALFPNGERHLRTRQALSAIYPEALLAESVRIARRCNFDLRRDIRYQYPHELVPAGHTPRSWLRRLTADGIRARWKKNRSGRKERSEAIRLIRKELRIISRKRYESFFLTVHDIVRFARSQSILCQGRGSAANSAVCYALGITELQPGSGETQLLFERFVSEERDEPPDIDVDFEHERREEVMQYVFNRYGRERAALTAVAIRYRGRSAVRDVAKALGLPSDQVEELAKTMDRWGEELPPEDFLREHGFDPESPVMRRVLAITGQLLGFPRHLSQHPGGFVISERPLSTIGPVENAAMDNRTVLQWDKDDLDVLGLLKVDCLALGMLTCIRKTFDLLRDSGRRDLDLDRIPHEDQETYAMIQAADTVGVFQIESRAQMAMLPRLKPAKFYDLVIQVAIVRPGPIQGDMVHPYLRRRNGEEPVTYPSEQLRHIFERTLGVPLFQEQVMQLAVDAADYTPGEADQLRRSMAAWKRYGDMHGHRTKIIGGMLKNGYALEFAERIFEQIKGFGSYGFPESHAASFALLAYASSWLKQHEPAAFAAALINSQPMGFYSPSQIVQDARRHGIAVRPVDVRYSNWDCTLELQSSRVDAQPAMRLGLRMVNGFREDAALRIEAARARQAFRDVTDLCLRADLDQRLRGVLADAAALRGLAGHRHKARWAAAGVEAQMPLLDPLGAIAEPAIFLPLPSAADDVHADYAMTGLTLGRHPLSLLRAQLRARRFKRSSELRDMKHGQRVSFAGLVTMRQRPQTASGVTFITLEDEDGLVNAVVWQHVAERQRREFLESRLMAIDGRIEHADGVRHLIAARLHDLTSLLSGLSTSSRDFH; encoded by the coding sequence ATGCAGCATGGCCGGCATCGTGCGTGCGCTGGAAGCCGCGGAGGCGACCGACCTCAAGCTGGTCGTGGGCAGCGAGCTGCGCATCGAAGGTGGCCCCAGGCTGGTGCTGCTCGCGGAAACGCTCGCCGGTTACCAGCGGCTGTGCCAACTCATCACCCTCGCCCGCCGTCGCACGGACAAGGGTGCGTATCGCGCCCTGCGCGAGGATTTCGACGGCGACAACGACGGGCTACTTGCATTGTGGATTCCCGGCGACCGCCCCGATACGCACGAAGGGGAATGGACGAAGGCCCGCTTCCCGCAACGCACCTGGGTCGCGGTCGAACTGCACCGCGGCCCTGACGATGCCGGACGCCTGCGTTCCCTGCTCGAACTGGCGGAACGCCTGGGCCTGCCCGCGGTCGCCAGCGGCGACGTGCACATGCACGTGCGCGGCCGCCGGATGCTGCAGGACACGATGACCGCCATCCGCCTGCGCACCCCGCTGGCCGAAGCCGGCCACGCCCTGTTTCCGAATGGCGAACGCCACCTGCGCACGCGGCAGGCCTTGTCCGCGATCTATCCGGAGGCATTGCTGGCCGAATCGGTCCGCATCGCCCGGCGCTGCAACTTCGACCTGCGTCGCGACATCCGCTACCAGTACCCGCACGAACTGGTACCGGCCGGGCATACGCCGCGCAGCTGGCTGCGACGCCTGACCGCGGACGGCATCCGTGCGCGCTGGAAGAAAAACCGTTCCGGCCGGAAGGAAAGAAGCGAGGCCATCCGCCTGATCCGCAAGGAGCTGCGGATCATCAGCAGGAAGCGCTACGAATCCTTCTTCCTCACCGTGCACGACATCGTCCGCTTCGCACGCAGCCAGTCGATCCTCTGCCAGGGCCGCGGCTCGGCCGCCAATTCGGCCGTCTGCTACGCGTTGGGCATCACCGAACTGCAGCCCGGCAGCGGCGAGACGCAATTGCTGTTCGAGCGCTTCGTGTCCGAAGAGCGCGACGAACCGCCCGACATCGACGTCGACTTCGAGCACGAACGGCGCGAGGAAGTCATGCAGTACGTCTTCAACCGCTACGGCCGCGAGCGCGCCGCGCTGACCGCCGTCGCCATCCGCTACCGCGGCCGCAGCGCCGTACGCGACGTGGCCAAGGCGCTCGGGCTGCCCTCGGACCAGGTCGAGGAGCTGGCGAAGACGATGGACCGCTGGGGCGAGGAGTTGCCGCCGGAGGATTTCCTGCGCGAACACGGCTTCGACCCGGAATCGCCCGTGATGCGGCGCGTCCTCGCGATCACCGGGCAGTTGCTCGGCTTCCCGCGCCACCTGTCGCAGCACCCGGGCGGTTTCGTGATCTCCGAACGGCCGCTGTCGACGATCGGGCCGGTCGAGAACGCGGCGATGGACAATCGCACCGTGCTGCAATGGGACAAGGACGACCTCGACGTGCTCGGCCTGCTCAAGGTCGACTGCCTCGCGCTGGGCATGCTCACCTGCATCCGCAAGACCTTCGACCTGCTGCGCGACAGCGGGCGCCGCGACCTCGACCTGGACCGCATCCCGCACGAGGACCAGGAAACCTACGCGATGATCCAGGCGGCCGACACCGTCGGCGTATTCCAGATCGAATCGCGCGCGCAGATGGCGATGCTGCCGCGGTTGAAGCCGGCGAAGTTCTACGACCTGGTGATCCAGGTGGCCATCGTGCGGCCGGGGCCGATCCAGGGCGACATGGTCCATCCCTACCTGCGGCGACGCAACGGCGAGGAACCGGTCACCTACCCTTCCGAGCAGCTGCGCCACATCTTCGAGCGCACGCTCGGCGTGCCGCTGTTCCAGGAACAGGTCATGCAGCTGGCCGTCGACGCAGCGGATTACACCCCGGGCGAAGCCGACCAGTTGCGTCGTTCGATGGCCGCCTGGAAGCGTTACGGCGACATGCACGGCCACCGCACGAAGATCATCGGCGGCATGCTGAAGAACGGTTACGCGCTGGAATTCGCCGAGCGCATCTTCGAACAGATCAAGGGCTTCGGCAGCTACGGCTTCCCCGAGTCGCACGCCGCCAGCTTCGCCCTGCTCGCCTACGCCAGCAGTTGGCTGAAGCAGCACGAACCGGCGGCGTTCGCGGCCGCGCTGATCAATTCGCAACCGATGGGCTTCTACTCACCAAGCCAGATCGTGCAGGACGCGCGACGCCACGGCATCGCAGTGCGCCCCGTCGACGTGCGTTACAGCAACTGGGACTGCACCTTGGAGCTCCAGTCATCCAGGGTCGATGCACAACCGGCCATGCGACTTGGATTGCGCATGGTCAACGGCTTCCGCGAGGACGCGGCCCTGCGCATCGAAGCCGCGCGCGCCCGGCAAGCGTTCCGCGACGTGACCGACCTGTGCCTGCGTGCGGACCTCGACCAGCGCCTGCGCGGCGTCCTCGCCGATGCGGCGGCGTTGCGCGGACTGGCGGGGCATCGCCACAAGGCGCGTTGGGCCGCTGCTGGTGTGGAAGCGCAGATGCCGCTGCTCGATCCGCTCGGCGCGATCGCCGAACCCGCCATTTTCCTGCCGTTGCCGAGCGCCGCCGACGACGTGCATGCCGACTACGCGATGACGGGCCTCACCCTGGGTCGACATCCCTTGAGTCTGCTGCGCGCGCAACTGCGTGCACGACGCTTCAAGCGGTCTTCCGAGCTGCGCGATATGAAGCACGGCCAGCGCGTCAGCTTCGCCGGTCTGGTCACCATGCGCCAGCGGCCGCAGACCGCGAGTGGCGTCACCTTCATCACGCTCGAGGACGAAGACGGCCTGGTCAATGCAGTGGTCTGGCAACACGTCGCCGAACGGCAACGCCGCGAATTCCTCGAGTCCAGGCTGATGGCCATAGATGGCCGCATCGAGCACGCCGATGGCGTGCGGCACCTGATCGCTGCGCGCCTGCACGACCTCACTTCATTGCTGTCCGGGTTGAGCACGAGTTCGCGCGACTTCCACTAG